The Salinicoccus roseus DNA segment TTGTTCATTACACTGTTCATAATAACTTCAAAGCTCCTTATCAAATTCAAGTATGTGGATGCTACCGGAAAAATTAGTCTAAAAGTCCTTCAGGCGCATCTTGATTCATTAACGCGACCATCTTTATACAAGATGATATAATGTTATTCAGTTGTAGAAATATTTATTATTATTTGTTAATTATACTCCTTTTTCTACGGATATAAAAGGATAATATATTAATATGACACACTGAAATGATAATGTGACATACTAATGAAGTTAGGAGTTCCGAATGAAGAATCTACCTATATTTCTTATTGCACCCCTGCTGCTGTTTCTCTTTCTGATTCTGATCACCGATCTCGCAAACGCCGTCGGCGGCGTATTCATCTACATGCTTGTCATGGGCGCACGATTCCTCCTGGACAAGTTCAAAAAAAGAAAAGGCAACGATACTAAAGGCTCTGGAAACTGATGTTCCAGAGCCTTTGGCAGTTAGCCCACTTTTTGATTTACATACTCTACAAATTCATTGATGTCCCCTTCGGTTACATCAATCATCGCCACTTTTCCCATTCCTTGCGGAAATTCTATGAAAAGGGTGTTGTTCTCGATGATGGCTCTAACAATATCCTGATAGCTGAATACACGCTTGTATGATTCACCATTCATATCAACATTCATGATCATACGCTCGCTCGTCGTAATGTAGGCGCCCTTGAATTGGGTCTGCTCCCCAACCTTATAAATGATGGTACCTTCTACAGCGGGACCCAGCTTTTCTGTTGGATACAGTTCATCGGTGTCTATTTTCGTCAAACTCACTTTATCACACTCCATTTAATATTTTCTCTTTCATTCATCGTACCACTCTGCACACCCCGCCCGCCAATTTCGGAGACTAGTCGGTATGGATCTGCCAATGGTTTCTCGCGGCAATTGCCATGAGCCTCTCATCCGGCTTGACCGCAACGGGCCTTCCTACAAGTTCGAGCATCTTAAGGTCTGCATAGCTGTCACTGTAGGCTTCACTATTCTTCCAATCTATATCTTTTCCTGCAAAATGCTGTCTGATGATATCAATTTTACGATCGGCATAGACGCGTTCAAAGCGGGACTTGGAATCCAGCTTCTCACCAGCATAGTTTATTTTCGATCCTACTATGCAGTCTATTTCATACCCTTGGAATACCGCCTCAAGTAATGGGATGAAGGCGCCGGAAATCAGCATGACATAATAGTTGTCCCTTTTCAGCTGCTTCATCTTCCTTATAAGGGGCGTCCTCAGATCATCTATCATGTCGCCGGCTACCTCTTTGAAGAAAGACTCTATCTCTCCTCTTGAATTCTTTTTGAAAGAGCGGATGTAGTATTCCATCGCTTTGCTCTGCATCGTTGCTTTATTGACCAATTTGAGCTTGTAGAAGAAATATATGGGGGCAAATCTCCTCACAAACCTTTTGTAGTTTCTATTGTATCTGGGATGACGCTTAAGGCGCTCCATCAGAATGTTGAATGTTTCATACGGATACAGGGTCCCATCAAAATCAAACAAGGCCACTTTCATATTATATATCCTTCCTTACTGGGATGTTTCTTCTTGATTCTTCATAGTCCATTCTAACATATTCATCTGGCAATTGTTTACCGGTTGTTTCACGGGAAACATTACAGCATGTGCCTGGTTGTGGCGCTCAATTCTTCAAGATAGATCCTGGCCATACGGCTGAGCTCGACCTTTTTGTTGACGACCCAGCCGACTTTAATCTTATCTTCAACTGCCAGGGGAACCTGTACAATTTCAGAACTATCCAGGTCTTCACTCAATATTCCTGTAGAGATTGTATACCCATCCAGTCCGATGAGAAGATTGAATAAAGTCGCACGGTCACTCACCTGAATGCTTTTTGGGCTTGGTATGGTGCTGAAAACCTCTTCCGAGTAATAGAAGGAATTGTATTCCCCCTGCTCGAAGGCAAGGCGTGGGTATGGATCCAGGTCTTCCAGTGTTACAGAATCCCTCTTCGCCAGTGGGTTCGTCTTGCTGATGAATATATGGGGATGGGCTTCAAACAGCTGGGTGAACTTCAAACCTTTTTCCTTTATCAGCTGCAGAAGCACCTTCTCATTGAACGCGCTGATGTAGAGGACGCCTATTTCACTGGTCAAATTCTTCACATCATCAATTATTTCATAGGTCCTTGTCTCTCTGATCGTAAATTGATACTTGTCGCCACCATATTTACGGATCATCTCCACGAAAGCATCCACTACGAATGAATAATGCTGGGAAGAGACCGAGAACAGCTGTTGAGAGGGTTCAGCATCGAAATATCGTCTTTCGAGCAGTTCCACCTGTTCATTGATCTGCCGTGCGTAGCTCAGGAATTCAGCTCCGTCGGGAGAAAGGGAGATGCCTGTCGAGGTTCGGGTGAACAGGACGATGCCCAAGTCGTTTTCCAGTTCCTTGATTGCCTTGGAAAGTGTCGGCTGTGATATATAAAGTCTTCTGGCTGCCTCGTTGATGGAGCCACTCAGTACAACTTCTATGAAGTATTTCAATTGGTGAAGCTTCATGCGATTCCCCTCCGATATAGCTTATGGTTATAACAGATTATAAAGATAAACCGTTACTCTATATCTTATACGCATGATAATATTTAAACAATATCAATTTGAAAGAGGGATTAGATGAGTACACTGAAGAAAAAGAAAATATATAGGGCGGACCATGTCGGAAGTCTGCTGAGATCTGAAAAGGTCAAGGATGCGAGAAGAAAGTTCTCGGAAGATGCGATAGATGCAGAAGAACTGAAACGCATTGAAGATGAAGAGATCGCACGTATTGTTGAAAAACAGAAGGACCTTGGCCTGGAGGCTGTTACAGACGGGGAATTCCGTCGCTCGTGGTGGCATTTCGACTTCCTTGAAGGCCTTACAGGGGTAGAGGGCTACTGGTCTGGCGATGGCATCGCCTTTAAAGAGAAGACGACTAAATCAAGAGCGATCAAAGTTATAGGCAAACTGGACTTCAATGACCATCCGATGCTGCGTGATTTCGAATATCTTAAGGGGAAGGCAGGGGAGCACACAGCCAAATTCACAATCCCAAGCCCAAGTATGCTTCATTTCCGGGGTGAAATCGATCCCGCTGTATATCCTGATGAAGAAGTTTTCTTCGAAGATCTGGCGAACGCCTATAAAAAAGCATTGGAGGCCTTCTACAAGGCTGGATGCCGCTATCTCCAGCTCGATGATACTGCATGGGCTTACCTGTGTTCCGACGAGCAGAAAGAACAGATGAAGAACAAAGGACTCGATCCGGACCATCTTATCAGGAAATACCTGGAAACCATCAACAAAGCTGTAGCTGACCGTCCAGACGACTTCAAGATCACAATGCACATATGCCGTGGGAATTTCCGCTCCACCTGGATTTCTTCCGGCGGCTATGAGCCTGTTGCGAAAGAAATCTTCGGAGAGCTCGATATTGATGGTTTCTTCCTCGAATACGACAGTGACCGTGCGGGTGATTTCAAACCCCTCCGTCATGTGAACCGTGATGACCTATTCATCGTCCTCGGACTGATCACTTCCAAACATGGTGAACTCGAAGATAAAGATGAAATCAAGAAAAGGATTCAGGAAGCAACTGAATATGTCCCGCTTGAACAATTGGCCCTGAGCCCCCAATGCGGATTTGCTTCCACTGAAGAAGGCAACCTGCTGACCGAAGAGGAGCAATGGAACAAGCTGAAGCATGTAGTTGAGATTTCCAGGGAAGTCTGGTCCTGATAAAAGAGGAGGGAAGAAGTCCATGCGTACAGTACAGGTAGAAAAAGTCATCGATCAGAGCAGGTTCAATAAATTTCATCTGCTCGTTTTCTTTTGGTGTTTCTTTGCGATTTCATTCGACGGTTTCGACATCGCACTTTATGGCATCGGACTGCCGTTGATGATGGATGATTTTAGCCTCAGTTCGGCAGAGGGCGGGGCAATCGGCAGCTATGCACTCATCGGGATGATGCTTGGCACATTCATACTCGGCTCCTTTTCCGATATGCTTGGAAGAAAAAGAGTGCTTGCGCTCTGTTTGGCACTCATCAGCATCTTCAATATGCTTGCGGGATTTGCACCAAATGCCACCTTCTTCATCATCATGCGCTTCATCGCCTCCATGGGGATGGGCGGGCTGATGCCGGTCGTCATTTCTCTGATGACCGAATATTCACCCAAGAAGAACAGGGCGATGACTGTTGCTGTAATGTATTGCGGCTATTCCATCGGAGCCATTCTGGCTTCCCTCATCGCCATGGGTCTTCTGGAAACACTTGGATGGCGGTTCATGTACTGGCTTGGCGTACTTCCTCTCTTCACTCTTCCGTTCTTCCTGAAGCAGTTCCCGGAGTCCCTTCCATACTACATAGCAAGAGGGAAAGGCGACCGGGTGGCCCATATACTGAACCGGACTGATCCTGAAGGGAACTATAGCACCGCAGACCGTTTCGAATATACAAGAGCGGCGAAAGCGGCCAAGGGTGTTCCTGCAGGCAGATTATTCAAGGATGGCCGTGGACGCACTACAGTAGCCTTCTGGATCATGGTATTCAGCTGTCTTATGATGATCTATGGCCTCAATACATGGCTGCCGGCCATCATGCAGGAATCCGGTTTCGGAATCGCCTCAAGCCTTTCCTTCGTCATGATTCTGGCGGTAGGGCAGATCGTCGGATCATTGACAGGAGGTTACCTGGTGGACCGTATCGGCCACCGCAACGTACTTCTATCTATGTATCTCATCGGCGCATTGACCTTTGTGGCATTGAGCCTTACACATGCACCTGTGCTGCTATATATACTCATCGCAATCGGCGGTGCTTGTACCGGAGGTACACAGAACCTTGTCAATCCATACATCAGTTCATTCTATCCTGCTGATATCAGAGGCACAGGCCTGAGCATGGCAGTAGGCATCGGACGCCTCGGCTCCATCTCTGCACCTCTCCTGATCGGGTTTGTGCTCATGACGAACATTGCACCCCAGACAGCCTTCATCGCTTTTGCGATACCGAGCCTGATCGGCGGCGTTGCTCTATTGCTCGTCCAGGAACGTCATGCCAACCATGTCCAGCAAAGACAGAAAAAAGCGGTCCATAATATCCCAGAGACAAGCGTATAACTGCAGTGAAACGAAAAAGTGTCCACCGGCTGAATCAGCCGGTGGACACTTTTTATTGTCATCCAACCTCCTGTTTTTCCCTCTTTCTCAGGCTGATGAATTCTTTTGTCTCAGCAGCGACCACGCCGGACAGAAGCAGCAGGCCGATCAGGTTCGGCACCGCCATCAGACCATTGAAGATATCTCCAAGGTTCCACACGGTTCCAAGTGACATCGTCGCGCCCGGGATGATGGCCAAGACGAATATGACCCTATAGAGCAATGTGAAATTATCTCCGACCAGATAAGTAAAGCATTTTTCACCAAAGTAGCCCCAGCCGAGTATCGTGGAAAAGATGAAAGTAAGCAGTGTAACAGCGACGATTATATCCCCGAAACCTGGAAGCAGCTGATCGAAGGATTGTGCCGTCAATGCGGCTCCTTCTGTTCCACTTGTGTAAAGTCCGGCCATCGTCAGAGACACACCTGTAATCGTACACACGATGATGGTGTCGATGAAGACCTGCGTCATGGACACCAATGCCTGACGCGGCGGTACATCTGTACGCGCTGCTGCTGCTGCAATTCCGCCGGTACCAAGACCCGCCTCGTTCGAGAAGAGCCCGCGTGCAACACCCATTCTGATGACCGTACCCAGGGCACCGCCTGCAACGGCGTTTCCAGTGAAGGCATCCGAAAAGATCAGACCGAAGGCAGCAGGTACCTGATCGATATGTAGCACAAGTATAAGGACCCCGGCTATCAGATAAAGGGCCACCATGAATGGCACGAGTATGCTCGCCGTCTTTCCGATGCTTTTCACACCACCGATGAGAACCAGCCCGATGAGAACAGCGAACACGATCCCTGTGACCCATACCGGTATGTTGAACACATCCAGTGCAACACCTGAAGCCGCATTTGCCTGAATCATGTTTCCGATTCCGAATATGGCAGCAAACACGGCAAAGAATGCGAAGAGTACGCCGAGCCATTTCTGGCCGAGGCCATATTCAAGGTAATACATCGGACCGCCTGACATTTCTCCTTTGGCATTCTTCTGACGATATTTGACGCCAAGGACACCTTCGGAGTATTTCGTCGCCATGCCGACCAGTGCAGTGATCCACATCCAGAAGACCGCTCCCGGCCCCCCGATGACCACAGCAGTCGCAACCCCGACCACGTTGCCCGTACCGACAGTCGCAGCAAGAGCTGTCATCAGCGCCTGGAAATGGGTGATATCCCCCTCGCTTTTCGTATCGGCCTTAGTGAATACAAGCTTTAATGAATAAGGCAGCATACGGAATGAAAAAAATGCAAGTCTGATCGTCAGATATAGGCCTGTACCGACCAGAAAGATGATCAGGGGCAGACCCCAGACAAAACCGCTGATATCTGCCGTGAAATTCTCAAACCATTCTCCCATATTGATTCCTCCCCCTCAATGTCCATCACCTATAATCTATAAGAATATTCAGATAATGTCAATGGACCTGTATTTATAATAAAAAGCCACCCCGAAAGGTGACTTCTCATAAACTATATATCCGCCGGCTTTTTGAAATTATCCGCTTCTTCCACCTCATCCACAACTTTGCCGAAGTCGCTGTTATAGACAGGGAAGTTCCTGAAGAAGTAGGCACCTGCAAGACCTACAAGACCGGAGACGACCGCAACAATTCCTGCATAGAGCAGTACCTGCATTGCCGGATTGTAACCAAACAGCACAAGCAGTCCGGCTGTCGGCGTTGCAGTACCAGGAGCATTGTTGACGAGTCCTGAGAAGGCGATGATTACACCGCTCAGGCCGCCTCCAATGAAGTTGGTCAAGTAGATCGGAAGGGGGTTAGCGGCAATGACGTCAGCTTTGGACAGTGGTTCTATCGCTACCGATAATACTGACTTTGCATTTCCTATCTTCAGCTTATGGAAAAGGGTGCTGTTTATGAATGCTGATCCGAATGCGGCAAGACTACCCACAGCCATCGGTATACCTGTAAGGCCAAGCAGGGCTGTCAATGCCATGGAACTGAGTGGTGACGTACCTACAACGGTAATGATGCCACCGAGCAGCAGACCCATGATGATCGGACTTGATGCTGTAGCCACCTCAATGATCGCCCCGATTTTGAGCAGGGACGCATCGACCAACGGTGTCAGGCCTGCACCGATCAACCGGGTGAGCGGCACAACCGCAATGATCACAATGATGAAGTCCAGACCATTCGGAATTTTCTTCTCGAGATATTTGACGCCGAAAGAAATGATATAGGCTGCAAAGAAGCTTGGTATGAGTCCGATTCCCCCACATGAAACTGCAATGATTGCAGAGTTAAGTGGATTCACACCCATTGTCAGGGCAACGAGGAATGCAACGATGACACCGCTCAGGAGTCCGGCTTCCGTACCTGCCTCCTGGAAGAATCCGAGACTGAATATATCACCGATGACGAAGGACTGCAGCGCTTCAACCAGGAAGGTTGCGATGGCGGCTGCAGCGAGTGCACCCATTGCCTTATCCCCATAGGGAGCGTAGTAGGTGAATAATGTGAAAAATGCGAGTAAAAGTATAAGTAATCCAATACCAATAATCTGTTCCATTGTTCCTCTCCTCTGATTCACTCGATGCCAACGGCAGAATGAATATTTTTCCTTTTAAATTATGTACAATTCATTGTTTCATCAGAGAATTCAATGCAGCGCTGACAACTGCCTGTGTTCTACTTTTTTGAATTCATATATCCATGAATATATTTCTACTTTACACCCAGTCAGTGCGCCGCTTCAATTGAATATTCAAATTATATAAAAATTTATACGAAATAGTTACAGAATTGTTAACGCTTTCAACAATATAGGTAAGAAAAACGGAATGGGAAGTTCCGGTTTTCCAAAAAATTACTCGCCTGCTTCAAATGCAGGCTCCAAATGTCCTTCTTCACTCAATTCCATAAGGAAATCATGTACTTCCTGGGAAGTGAATGCCTCTTCTACAGCCTGAATCTCCTCGGAATCCTGATTGTCTTCACGCGCTACGAGCTGGATGGCGAATGTGTTGTCCTCATCCTCCTCAAGCAGTACAGCATCTTCCGGTGTCAGATCGATGCTTGAAATATACGTCGGATAGTTGAATACAAGCGGTACCCCGTCTTCATATGCACCAGTCAGGTTGAGCAGGTCGATATGTGTAAACTCAAGGTTCTTCGGGTTCTCCTCGATATCTTCCACTGTTGCGGTATGTTCTGCATCAGAAGCCAGGGTGATGATCCCCTGCTGATCGAGTATCATGAGCGCACGTGCTTCATTTGTGGCATCAGAAGGGATCGCCACCTCTGCGCCATCCTCCAGTTCCTCTATGGAATCATAGACAGGCGAATAGAAGCCGACGATTGCATTATAGACTGGCTGAAGCGCAACGAGGTTGCCGTCGCGTTCTTCATTGAAGATTTCCATGAATGGTTCATGCTGGGCGAAATTCGCATCGACTTCTTCATTCAGCAGAGCTTCGTTATACTGGATATTATCCGATACTTCAACCAGTTCTATTTCATACGGATCTTCAATGACGTCGCCTGCAATTTCAACGACATCCGTCATTGGCGGCAGGTGGGAGGCCACCTGAATTACGGTCTTTTCCCCAGAGTTATCGGAACCGCCCTCCTGGGCTTCTTCCGTACCGCTTTCTTCTCCCCCACACCCTGCAAGAACAAGGGCAAGGCCACTTAACAATAATCCTTTTTTAAACATGTTGCTTCATCTCCTCTAGATTTTTTATTTTTTATCAAGTTGCCTGGCAATTCGAAGCCCAAACCATTGGGCCAGAATGACAAATATGATGATTACGACAATTGCGGTATACATGACATCCGTCTCATAGCGCTGATATCCATATCGGATCGCAAAGTCCCCGATGCCACCGCCTCCGACGACACCCATTATCGTGGAGTAGGATATGAAACTGACGAAAGCAGTGGTGAATCCGATGATGAGGGAACTTCGGGCTTCAACATAAAGGAACTTCCATACAAGCTGGGTCGTAGTCGCTCCCATCGATTCCGCCGTTTCCATCACGCCTTTCGGCACATCGTGAAGGGACTGTTCGACAAAACGTGCATACAGCGCAATCGCAATCAGCATCATCGGGAAGGATGCGGCTACAGGGTCTCCTGTTGCACGTCCATAGAAAAAGCGGATCAGCGGCTGCATGACGACGACAAGCAGCAGGAACGGGAAGGAGCGGACGATATTGACGAATACGCTCGCCACCTGATACAGGATTTTGTTATCCATGGGCTTGTTCCTGGATGTCAGGAACAGGAGTGTGCCGAGGGGCAGCCCCAGAAGGATTGCAGCCACCATGGCGAATACCATCATGATTCCGGTCTCATAAAGGCTTTCAAACAATCTTGGGGCATATTCGATGACACGCTCCATATAGAGGCTCAGACTAATCACCTTTCAACACTTCCAATACACGTGCATGATAGGACTTGCCGGATCGTCCATCCTTCTCATGAACCACATCGATCGTGTCGATCAGTCTGCCCTGGTCCAGTACAGCAGCACGATGGCACAGCGTTTTTATGACATTGAGCTCATGCGTGACGATGACGACGGTCATCCCATATTCATGCTGTGCCTTGTGCAGTACATCGACGATTTCATAGGTGGTATTCTCGTCCAGAGCGGATGTTGGCTCATCACACAAAAGGATCTTCGGACGTGTGATCAGTGCCCGGGCGATGCCCACACGCTGCTTCTGACCGCCTGAGAGTTCGGCAGGGTAGCTGGATCTTTTATCGGCAAGTCCGGTGAAATCGAGCACTTCATCTAACGATAATGGAGTTTTATATTTATGTAATGTCAAAGGCAGCCGGATATTATCTTCGACCGTCCTGTTGCCCAATAGATTGAAGTGCTGGAAAATCATCCCGATGTCCTTCTGATGGGTTCTCAGACGTTTCCCCGCCAGTTTCCCGACTTCCACACCGTCGACATATACGTCTCCCGAGTCCGGCGTCTCCAATGCATTGATGAAACGCATCAGTGTAGACTTGCCGGCACCGCTCTCGCCGATGATGCCGAATATCTCCTGCTCCTTGATGGAAAGGGTCACACCATCGACAGCTTTGAAGGGGCCGTCTTTACCTGTAAATGATTTTGATACCTCTGTCATTTCTATCAACTTAAGGACCTCCGTAATACAATCAACACAGGCATCATATCTATCCAAATACCTCAAAAGCCAATGATATCATACCTCTGCATCCAAAGTGTCAGTCTATTGAAAATACCCCTCTAGAATAACATGTCCAAAGGGGTTAATCATCATAATAATCGTCAAATTCTATATAATAGTCGTCCTGATACTGCCTGTTATACTCCTGCAGTTCCTGTGCGAAAGCTTCTATGTCTGGAATATCTTCGAAATCGATGGAGAACCATATCACTTTATCTACCGAGGCTGATTGTGCATCAATGGTGACGAGTGCACCTTCATCATCATCCTCCACAAGTTGGATGACTTGATATTCGACAGGGTGGGCGCCTTCACTCGTCGTAACATGTATGAACTGCCCGCCGACTTCAGCTGCAGCAAGGGCCTTGGCCTCCTCTTCTGTCATGAGCGCCTTCTCCCCGGGATCTTCAGAGCTTTCTTCAGTCTGCTCTTCAGCAACTTCCTTACGGGGAAGTTCCCTTGATTTCATATCCGTGATGCTGCCATCTTCTC contains these protein-coding regions:
- a CDS encoding HAD family hydrolase, translated to MKVALFDFDGTLYPYETFNILMERLKRHPRYNRNYKRFVRRFAPIYFFYKLKLVNKATMQSKAMEYYIRSFKKNSRGEIESFFKEVAGDMIDDLRTPLIRKMKQLKRDNYYVMLISGAFIPLLEAVFQGYEIDCIVGSKINYAGEKLDSKSRFERVYADRKIDIIRQHFAGKDIDWKNSEAYSDSYADLKMLELVGRPVAVKPDERLMAIAARNHWQIHTD
- a CDS encoding MFS transporter; its protein translation is MRTVQVEKVIDQSRFNKFHLLVFFWCFFAISFDGFDIALYGIGLPLMMDDFSLSSAEGGAIGSYALIGMMLGTFILGSFSDMLGRKRVLALCLALISIFNMLAGFAPNATFFIIMRFIASMGMGGLMPVVISLMTEYSPKKNRAMTVAVMYCGYSIGAILASLIAMGLLETLGWRFMYWLGVLPLFTLPFFLKQFPESLPYYIARGKGDRVAHILNRTDPEGNYSTADRFEYTRAAKAAKGVPAGRLFKDGRGRTTVAFWIMVFSCLMMIYGLNTWLPAIMQESGFGIASSLSFVMILAVGQIVGSLTGGYLVDRIGHRNVLLSMYLIGALTFVALSLTHAPVLLYILIAIGGACTGGTQNLVNPYISSFYPADIRGTGLSMAVGIGRLGSISAPLLIGFVLMTNIAPQTAFIAFAIPSLIGGVALLLVQERHANHVQQRQKKAVHNIPETSV
- a CDS encoding alanine/glycine:cation symporter family protein, which produces MGEWFENFTADISGFVWGLPLIIFLVGTGLYLTIRLAFFSFRMLPYSLKLVFTKADTKSEGDITHFQALMTALAATVGTGNVVGVATAVVIGGPGAVFWMWITALVGMATKYSEGVLGVKYRQKNAKGEMSGGPMYYLEYGLGQKWLGVLFAFFAVFAAIFGIGNMIQANAASGVALDVFNIPVWVTGIVFAVLIGLVLIGGVKSIGKTASILVPFMVALYLIAGVLILVLHIDQVPAAFGLIFSDAFTGNAVAGGALGTVIRMGVARGLFSNEAGLGTGGIAAAAARTDVPPRQALVSMTQVFIDTIIVCTITGVSLTMAGLYTSGTEGAALTAQSFDQLLPGFGDIIVAVTLLTFIFSTILGWGYFGEKCFTYLVGDNFTLLYRVIFVLAIIPGATMSLGTVWNLGDIFNGLMAVPNLIGLLLLSGVVAAETKEFISLRKREKQEVG
- a CDS encoding 5-methyltetrahydropteroyltriglutamate--homocysteine S-methyltransferase, with protein sequence MSTLKKKKIYRADHVGSLLRSEKVKDARRKFSEDAIDAEELKRIEDEEIARIVEKQKDLGLEAVTDGEFRRSWWHFDFLEGLTGVEGYWSGDGIAFKEKTTKSRAIKVIGKLDFNDHPMLRDFEYLKGKAGEHTAKFTIPSPSMLHFRGEIDPAVYPDEEVFFEDLANAYKKALEAFYKAGCRYLQLDDTAWAYLCSDEQKEQMKNKGLDPDHLIRKYLETINKAVADRPDDFKITMHICRGNFRSTWISSGGYEPVAKEIFGELDIDGFFLEYDSDRAGDFKPLRHVNRDDLFIVLGLITSKHGELEDKDEIKKRIQEATEYVPLEQLALSPQCGFASTEEGNLLTEEEQWNKLKHVVEISREVWS
- a CDS encoding methionine ABC transporter ATP-binding protein — protein: MTEVSKSFTGKDGPFKAVDGVTLSIKEQEIFGIIGESGAGKSTLMRFINALETPDSGDVYVDGVEVGKLAGKRLRTHQKDIGMIFQHFNLLGNRTVEDNIRLPLTLHKYKTPLSLDEVLDFTGLADKRSSYPAELSGGQKQRVGIARALITRPKILLCDEPTSALDENTTYEIVDVLHKAQHEYGMTVVIVTHELNVIKTLCHRAAVLDQGRLIDTIDVVHEKDGRSGKSYHARVLEVLKGD
- a CDS encoding PTS sugar transporter subunit IIC, with the translated sequence MEQIIGIGLLILLLAFFTLFTYYAPYGDKAMGALAAAAIATFLVEALQSFVIGDIFSLGFFQEAGTEAGLLSGVIVAFLVALTMGVNPLNSAIIAVSCGGIGLIPSFFAAYIISFGVKYLEKKIPNGLDFIIVIIAVVPLTRLIGAGLTPLVDASLLKIGAIIEVATASSPIIMGLLLGGIITVVGTSPLSSMALTALLGLTGIPMAVGSLAAFGSAFINSTLFHKLKIGNAKSVLSVAIEPLSKADVIAANPLPIYLTNFIGGGLSGVIIAFSGLVNNAPGTATPTAGLLVLFGYNPAMQVLLYAGIVAVVSGLVGLAGAYFFRNFPVYNSDFGKVVDEVEEADNFKKPADI
- a CDS encoding methionine ABC transporter permease, with the protein product MERVIEYAPRLFESLYETGIMMVFAMVAAILLGLPLGTLLFLTSRNKPMDNKILYQVASVFVNIVRSFPFLLLVVVMQPLIRFFYGRATGDPVAASFPMMLIAIALYARFVEQSLHDVPKGVMETAESMGATTTQLVWKFLYVEARSSLIIGFTTAFVSFISYSTIMGVVGGGGIGDFAIRYGYQRYETDVMYTAIVVIIIFVILAQWFGLRIARQLDKK
- a CDS encoding MetQ/NlpA family ABC transporter substrate-binding protein, yielding MFKKGLLLSGLALVLAGCGGEESGTEEAQEGGSDNSGEKTVIQVASHLPPMTDVVEIAGDVIEDPYEIELVEVSDNIQYNEALLNEEVDANFAQHEPFMEIFNEERDGNLVALQPVYNAIVGFYSPVYDSIEELEDGAEVAIPSDATNEARALMILDQQGIITLASDAEHTATVEDIEENPKNLEFTHIDLLNLTGAYEDGVPLVFNYPTYISSIDLTPEDAVLLEEDEDNTFAIQLVAREDNQDSEEIQAVEEAFTSQEVHDFLMELSEEGHLEPAFEAGE
- a CDS encoding LysR family transcriptional regulator, with the translated sequence MKLHQLKYFIEVVLSGSINEAARRLYISQPTLSKAIKELENDLGIVLFTRTSTGISLSPDGAEFLSYARQINEQVELLERRYFDAEPSQQLFSVSSQHYSFVVDAFVEMIRKYGGDKYQFTIRETRTYEIIDDVKNLTSEIGVLYISAFNEKVLLQLIKEKGLKFTQLFEAHPHIFISKTNPLAKRDSVTLEDLDPYPRLAFEQGEYNSFYYSEEVFSTIPSPKSIQVSDRATLFNLLIGLDGYTISTGILSEDLDSSEIVQVPLAVEDKIKVGWVVNKKVELSRMARIYLEELSATTRHML